From Salvia splendens isolate huo1 chromosome 16, SspV2, whole genome shotgun sequence, a single genomic window includes:
- the LOC121771020 gene encoding protein LOL2-like yields MQSQIICTGCRTVLLYPRGATNVCCAICNVITAVPPAGMEMAQLICGGCRTLLMHARGAASVRCSCCHTVNLVPGPAAVAPLPTTPPPASSNIAHVNCGNCHTMLMYPAGAPSVKCAVCHFITNVNNGDARVPIPVHPPGGIATSASPPTHLAPSQSHNQTVVVHNPMTVDESGKLVNNVVVGVTT; encoded by the exons ATGCAGAGCCAAATAATTTGCACCGGGTGTAGAACGGTGCTTCTTTACCCCCGAGGAGCTACTAATGTTTGCTGTGCAATATGTAATGTGATCACTGCTGTCCCTCCTGCTG GGATGGAAATGGCTCAACTAATATGTGGAGGCTGCCGAACATTACTTATGCACGCTCGAGGGGCTGCAAGTGTTAGGTGCTCTTGCTGCCACACAGTGAACCTTGTACCTG GGCCAGCAGCAGTAGCACCACTACCAACAACACCTCCACCAGCTTCTAGTAATATCGCTCATGTCAACTGTGGAAACTGCCATACCATGCTCATGTATCCAGCTGGAGCTCCATCAGTTAAATGTGCCGTTTGCCATTTCATTACAAACGTTAAT AATGGCGACGCAAGGGTTCCTATTCCTGTACATCCACCTGGAGGGATTGCAACATCTGCATCGCCACCTACTCACTTG GCGCCATCCCAGTCTCATAATCAAACAGTCGTCGTTCATAATCCCATGACTGTTGATGAAAGCGGCAAGTTG GTGAACAACGTTGTTGTTGGTGTGACAACTTAA
- the LOC121771019 gene encoding CASP-like protein 1B1 has product MLLSLCIYIIHAFVNEKSLPSQLHTIQQSSTIPLTTTAATEMPSEGGEKPEVGQDQAPAASTKVDWIIKVLRLLAFLLTLDATLVMALNKQTKTFTVATIGTVPLRATLSAKFQHTPAFVFFVVANANAALHNLLMLAVGFAGSKLSFKGLAPLAVPVLDLVNVAIVSGGASAAVFMGQLGRNGNSHARWNKICDKFESFCDRGGAAMISSLVGVLLMIIICAISIIRLRNHYGYNKLALNSSVLP; this is encoded by the exons ATGCTTCTCTCTctctgtatatatataatacatgcGTTTGTCAATGAAAAATCGCTACCTTCCCAACTTCACACCATTCAACAATCCTCCACAATACCCCTGACCACCACTGCGGCCACAGAAATGCCTTCAGAAGGAGGAGAAAAGCCGGAGGTCGGCCAAGACCAAGCTCCAGCAGCCTCCACGAAGGTAGACTGGATCATCAAGGTGCTTAGGTTGCTTGCATTTCTACTAACACTGGATGCTACGCTGGTTATGGCACTTAACAAGCAGACGAAGACCTTCACTGTTGCAACGATCGGAACAGTGCCTCTCCGAGCCACCCTCAGTGCCAAGTTCCAACACACTCCGGCATTTGT GTTCTTTGTGGTTGCTAATGCCAATGCTGCTCTTCACAACTTGCTGATGCTGGCTGTTGGTTTTGCTGGATCCAAGCTCAGTTTCAAAGGGCTCGCTCCCTTGGCTGTTCCAGTCTTGGACTTG GTGAACGTGGCTATTGTCTCCGGTGGTGCAAGCGCGGCGGTGTTCATGGGGCAGCTGGGGAGGAACGGGAATTCCCACGCGCGGTGGAACAAAATATGCGACAAATTCGAGAGCTTCTGTGACCGTGGGGGAGCCGCCATGATCTCTTCGCTCGTTGGGGTGTTGCTGATGATCATAATCTGCGCTATTTCTATCATTAGGCTTCGTAATCACTATGGTTATAACAAGCTTGCTCTCAACTCTTCTGTTCTTCCTTAA